The following proteins come from a genomic window of Posidoniimonas polymericola:
- a CDS encoding bile acid:sodium symporter, whose protein sequence is MAELAERIRRNFLWLLLPTYLIAYLLPGPGVYAANLQWSRGLPEAAAIRLPMLLVAVLLLNAALEVNTDALRGVFSRTRDLLISLAAVWLAPAVVVIIAGALFAFSGSEGGGGLLLGMILVAAMPVANSSAGWTQQSGGALAWALALVVLSILLSSVVTPGMIRLLGMSLSASEVNSVEEVVHRFSGVAFIVWVLAPTLLGLSIRRVVGEQPVRSIRPALHLSTSAAILGLNYLNGSLVLPKLFPLTADGPQSPEPALLIAALCGAVSLCLVGLLAAQLLTHWLKCDDRDRLALKFALSMKHTGLALGLASTVLADHPDAILLIILTTPIQHLIAGLVSKRYGVESDE, encoded by the coding sequence ATGGCGGAACTCGCCGAGCGAATCCGACGCAACTTCCTCTGGTTGCTGCTGCCGACGTACCTGATCGCCTACCTGCTGCCCGGCCCGGGCGTGTACGCCGCGAACCTGCAGTGGAGCCGCGGCCTGCCCGAGGCGGCCGCCATCCGGCTGCCGATGCTGCTGGTCGCCGTGCTGCTGCTGAACGCCGCGCTGGAGGTCAACACCGACGCGCTGCGGGGCGTGTTCTCGCGGACCCGGGACTTGCTGATCTCGCTGGCCGCCGTCTGGCTGGCACCGGCGGTAGTGGTGATCATTGCCGGGGCGCTGTTCGCGTTCTCTGGTTCGGAGGGGGGCGGCGGGCTGCTCCTGGGGATGATCCTGGTCGCCGCGATGCCGGTCGCCAACTCGTCGGCCGGCTGGACGCAGCAGTCGGGCGGCGCGCTCGCCTGGGCACTGGCGTTGGTGGTGCTGTCGATCCTGCTCAGCTCGGTGGTGACGCCGGGGATGATCCGGCTCTTGGGGATGTCGCTCTCGGCGAGCGAGGTCAACAGTGTCGAGGAGGTGGTCCACCGCTTCTCCGGCGTGGCGTTCATTGTCTGGGTCCTGGCGCCGACGCTGCTGGGGCTGTCGATCCGCCGCGTGGTCGGCGAGCAGCCGGTCCGCTCGATCCGCCCCGCGCTGCACCTCAGCACCTCGGCGGCGATCCTCGGGCTGAACTACCTGAACGGCTCGCTGGTGCTGCCCAAGCTGTTCCCCCTTACGGCCGACGGACCGCAGTCGCCCGAGCCGGCGCTGCTGATCGCCGCGCTGTGCGGCGCGGTGTCGCTCTGCCTGGTCGGCCTGCTGGCGGCCCAACTGCTGACCCACTGGCTGAAGTGCGACGACCGCGACCGCCTGGCGCTGAAGTTCGCGCTGTCGATGAAGCACACCGGCCTGGCCCTGGGCCTCGCCAGCACCGTGCTGGCCGACCACCCCGACGCCATCCTGCTGATCATCCTCACCACGCCCATCCAGCACCTCATCGCCGGGCTGGTGAGCAAGCGGTACGGGGTGGAGTCGGACGAGTAG
- the rpiA gene encoding ribose-5-phosphate isomerase RpiA — translation MPDQAPDQANEKQLAAAAAVQELADGMVVGLGSGSTSALAIRAIGAAVKGGLDILGIPTSVASEQLARELGIPLTTLDEHPAVDLTIDGADRFNDSLDLIKGGGGALLREKVVAAASKRFIVITDASKHANPLGGFPVPVEVIPFGVQPVLQRFTDLNLNPVIRQTAAGVPFITDENNLIVDLQIAAVPDPTKLAEQLVTPGVVEHGLFIGLADEVLMGVGGGVQRFTAS, via the coding sequence ATGCCCGACCAAGCCCCCGACCAAGCGAACGAGAAGCAACTCGCCGCCGCAGCCGCTGTCCAGGAGCTCGCCGACGGCATGGTCGTCGGCCTCGGCAGCGGGTCGACCTCCGCGCTGGCGATCCGGGCGATTGGCGCCGCGGTGAAGGGCGGCCTCGACATCCTCGGCATCCCGACCTCGGTCGCGTCGGAGCAGCTGGCCCGCGAGCTCGGCATCCCGCTCACCACGCTCGACGAGCACCCCGCCGTCGACCTGACGATCGACGGCGCCGACCGCTTCAACGACTCCCTCGACCTGATCAAGGGGGGCGGCGGGGCGCTGCTGCGGGAGAAGGTCGTCGCGGCGGCGTCGAAGCGGTTCATCGTGATAACCGACGCCTCGAAGCACGCCAACCCGCTGGGCGGCTTCCCGGTGCCGGTCGAGGTGATCCCGTTCGGCGTGCAGCCGGTGCTGCAGCGGTTCACGGACCTCAACCTCAACCCCGTGATCCGCCAGACCGCAGCGGGCGTCCCCTTCATCACCGACGAGAACAACCTGATCGTCGACCTGCAGATCGCTGCGGTCCCCGACCCAACTAAGCTGGCCGAGCAACTGGTCACCCCTGGCGTGGTCGAGCACGGCCTGTTCATCGGCCTGGCCGACGAGGTCCTGATGGGCGTGGGCGGCGGGGTGCAGCGGTTCACGGCTTCGTAG
- a CDS encoding DUF2262 domain-containing protein, with translation MPTYPNQIQDPTFGRLRLFGRFDDSTAAYNGKTTLWDRRIGLTLNTDSHGDLALAAKLAKRFCKGTKSSRARIDAYIKQHVLPAVNRMREFDDLAPIDLEKLHKTLKVYSMEAYSDGEIYLWYKTGRVVPGDHDLKILGDALGQIAEFEFIG, from the coding sequence ATGCCCACCTACCCGAATCAGATCCAAGACCCAACTTTCGGCAGGCTTCGGCTCTTCGGCAGGTTCGACGACTCTACCGCGGCGTACAACGGCAAGACCACGCTGTGGGACCGCCGCATTGGCTTGACTCTCAACACCGATAGCCATGGCGATCTGGCTCTTGCCGCCAAGCTCGCCAAGCGGTTCTGCAAGGGAACCAAGTCGTCCCGTGCGAGAATCGACGCGTACATCAAACAGCACGTACTCCCAGCGGTCAATCGGATGCGCGAGTTCGATGATCTAGCGCCAATCGATTTAGAGAAGCTCCACAAGACCCTGAAGGTCTACTCCATGGAGGCTTACAGCGATGGCGAGATCTACCTGTGGTACAAGACAGGCCGCGTCGTACCAGGAGACCATGATCTCAAGATTCTGGGTGACGCCCTCGGTCAAATCGCGGAGTTTGAATTCATCGGCTAG
- a CDS encoding DUF2314 domain-containing protein, with protein sequence MASDSDDLVPYFMPALVAVLVHAEDEKGSPLTKDEVHSIRDNAACIMMEVGDARRMDDSRGYRDVDPENCWHDWQVARREMGRQPDLDPGPRFYHARADDPAYQQTIRDAQESLVLFRQFLPVDGTPRPDALVKTRITDGDNSALMWLNYVAVEGDNFSGEFFEVPDEPSIHKVGDRHTVAPSEVLDWMVNQNGRISGGFSLRYQRAQMSDAEQIEFDRHIGATDYI encoded by the coding sequence ATGGCATCAGACAGCGACGATCTCGTGCCCTACTTTATGCCCGCGTTGGTAGCGGTACTGGTTCACGCTGAAGACGAAAAGGGATCTCCGCTCACCAAGGATGAGGTTCATTCAATCCGCGACAACGCGGCCTGCATCATGATGGAGGTCGGTGACGCTCGCAGAATGGACGATAGCCGCGGCTATCGCGACGTGGATCCGGAAAACTGCTGGCACGATTGGCAAGTCGCTCGACGTGAGATGGGCCGCCAACCAGACCTCGATCCAGGGCCGCGGTTCTATCACGCACGCGCAGACGACCCGGCCTACCAACAGACGATTCGGGACGCTCAGGAGTCGTTGGTGCTCTTTCGCCAGTTTCTGCCCGTCGATGGCACACCACGACCCGACGCGCTCGTGAAAACGAGAATTACCGACGGTGACAACAGTGCGCTGATGTGGCTCAACTATGTGGCTGTCGAGGGCGACAACTTTTCCGGAGAGTTCTTCGAAGTACCGGATGAGCCCTCAATCCACAAGGTTGGCGACCGGCACACCGTGGCGCCGTCAGAGGTGCTCGATTGGATGGTCAATCAGAACGGCCGAATCTCTGGTGGGTTCTCACTTCGTTACCAACGTGCTCAGATGTCGGACGCCGAGCAAATTGAATTCGACCGACACATCGGCGCCACCGACTATATCTAG
- a CDS encoding protein kinase domain-containing protein → MSEMKTFVFTDIVQSVTLKGQMAGRSDAERDVAYVGSILSPHRRRIEAGLEAEGGRVVSTAGDGHFLVFSNTIAAATWAVQVQQAHHETPINTPQGDQVQVRMSLHVGFPQADPSDPDNFIGRVVDYAARLNDYATGGQILISAAALGLLKDAGLEGVSFHPHGERDLRGIGGVEVFELLYDDAGPRPTRDKPKAADRRDWTVLPATMGLTEYSEQGGSAGAATRLQPHRSSPAKRRLGNYELDQLLGAGGMGDVYKAHHVQFDRVRAIKVIKPHFLESGNQGIIRRFYREIKAVGALDHPNIVVAVDSSAPTDATHYLVMEYVHGVSAEDLVKKTGPLEIADACEVIRQSAVGLQYISTQGMVHRDIKPSNLMLTLEEQRRSSELDAAQSPPEPLVKILDLGLALLIDEDQPRLTQMDHGAMGTAMYMSPEQWKTTSVDIRSDIYSLGCSLYHLLTGSPPYYDSDLKPERAHERLAPPSARVRNDVPKALDAVLKRMMAKSPDARYQSPAEVAEALAPFAAGADLATLIRQNQAPDHDAATVGGGHSDTRAGSDRGRDTVSGRRRIDAGSWRSYNDARPAWRRWAGPVATLAVLVGVGLFAWGTIAGLQASNRAQRKDQLANLAAAMAPQLDGEITSRINALQGFANNADLRQAMLALTDSPDSWQGVQRLIDQQFLQHAENLPSNSWFITDATGQQIARSPASDSIGNTYWQRDYFHGQGIGLPDDAERPQPLAGPHLSSVYRSDSTNQLKVAFSVPIENGERRPEDRKVLGVLGMSIELGDFKLLEDSKMLTRPLELVLVDLRQGEVEGVSEKGLILHTPDLDRFKRAFRLPEPTLKEIEASIQGDRYRSEDRVLEGYPELLGRSGAKYWGGYLPVDVPSQAQPDAKWLVIIQEPEP, encoded by the coding sequence ATGTCCGAGATGAAGACATTCGTGTTCACCGACATCGTGCAGTCGGTAACGCTCAAGGGGCAGATGGCGGGCCGCAGCGACGCCGAGCGCGACGTGGCGTACGTCGGCAGCATCCTGTCGCCGCACCGCCGCCGCATCGAGGCCGGCCTCGAGGCCGAGGGGGGACGCGTTGTCTCGACCGCCGGCGACGGGCACTTCCTGGTGTTCAGCAACACCATCGCCGCGGCCACCTGGGCCGTGCAGGTGCAGCAGGCCCACCACGAAACGCCGATCAACACGCCCCAGGGCGACCAGGTGCAGGTCCGCATGAGCCTGCACGTCGGCTTCCCCCAGGCCGACCCGAGCGACCCCGACAACTTCATCGGCCGCGTGGTCGACTACGCCGCGCGGCTGAACGACTACGCCACCGGCGGGCAGATCCTGATCTCGGCCGCCGCGCTCGGCCTCTTGAAGGACGCCGGGCTCGAGGGGGTCAGCTTCCACCCGCACGGCGAGCGCGACCTCCGCGGCATCGGCGGGGTCGAGGTGTTCGAGCTCCTGTACGACGACGCCGGGCCCCGCCCCACCCGCGACAAGCCGAAGGCCGCGGACCGCCGCGACTGGACCGTGCTGCCCGCCACGATGGGGCTGACCGAGTACTCCGAGCAGGGGGGCTCGGCCGGGGCCGCCACCCGCCTGCAGCCGCACCGCAGCTCGCCCGCCAAGCGGCGGCTGGGCAACTACGAGCTCGACCAGCTGCTCGGGGCCGGCGGCATGGGCGACGTCTACAAGGCGCACCACGTGCAGTTCGACCGCGTGCGGGCGATCAAGGTCATCAAGCCGCACTTCCTGGAGTCGGGCAACCAGGGCATCATCCGGCGGTTCTACCGCGAGATCAAAGCGGTCGGCGCGCTCGACCACCCGAACATCGTCGTGGCGGTCGACTCGTCCGCCCCGACCGACGCCACGCACTACCTGGTGATGGAGTACGTGCACGGCGTCAGCGCCGAGGACCTGGTCAAGAAGACCGGCCCGCTGGAGATCGCCGACGCGTGCGAGGTGATCCGCCAGTCTGCGGTCGGGCTGCAATACATCTCGACCCAGGGCATGGTGCACCGCGACATCAAGCCGTCGAACCTGATGCTGACGCTCGAGGAGCAGCGCCGCTCGTCCGAGCTCGACGCCGCCCAATCGCCGCCCGAGCCACTGGTCAAGATCCTCGACCTCGGCCTCGCGCTGCTGATCGACGAGGACCAGCCACGGCTCACGCAGATGGACCACGGCGCCATGGGCACGGCGATGTACATGTCGCCCGAGCAGTGGAAGACGACCAGCGTCGACATCCGCTCGGACATCTACTCGCTCGGCTGCTCGCTGTACCACCTGCTGACCGGCAGCCCGCCGTACTACGACTCGGACCTCAAGCCCGAGCGGGCGCACGAGCGGCTCGCCCCGCCCAGCGCCCGCGTCCGCAACGACGTGCCCAAGGCGCTCGACGCGGTCCTCAAGCGGATGATGGCCAAGAGCCCCGACGCGCGTTACCAGTCGCCCGCCGAAGTCGCCGAGGCGCTCGCCCCGTTCGCCGCGGGCGCCGACCTCGCCACGCTCATCAGGCAGAACCAGGCGCCCGACCACGACGCCGCGACCGTCGGCGGCGGGCACAGCGACACCCGGGCCGGCTCCGACCGCGGGCGGGACACCGTGAGCGGCCGCCGGCGGATCGACGCCGGCAGCTGGCGTTCGTACAACGACGCCCGCCCCGCCTGGCGCCGCTGGGCCGGGCCGGTCGCCACGCTGGCCGTGCTGGTTGGCGTCGGCCTGTTCGCGTGGGGCACCATCGCCGGCCTGCAGGCCAGCAACCGCGCGCAGCGCAAGGACCAGCTCGCCAACCTGGCCGCCGCCATGGCGCCGCAGCTCGACGGCGAGATCACCAGCCGCATCAACGCGCTGCAGGGCTTCGCGAACAACGCCGACCTCCGCCAGGCGATGCTCGCGCTGACCGACTCGCCCGACAGCTGGCAGGGCGTGCAGCGGCTCATCGACCAGCAGTTCCTGCAGCACGCCGAGAACCTGCCCTCCAACAGCTGGTTCATCACCGACGCCACCGGCCAGCAGATCGCCCGCTCGCCGGCGAGCGACTCGATCGGCAACACCTACTGGCAGCGCGACTACTTCCACGGCCAAGGCATCGGACTGCCGGACGACGCCGAGCGGCCCCAGCCGCTCGCCGGCCCGCACCTGTCATCGGTCTACCGGTCGGACAGCACCAACCAGTTGAAGGTGGCGTTCAGCGTGCCGATCGAGAACGGCGAACGCCGCCCCGAGGACCGCAAGGTGCTCGGCGTGCTGGGCATGTCGATCGAGCTGGGCGACTTCAAGCTGCTCGAGGACAGCAAGATGCTCACCCGCCCGCTCGAGCTGGTGCTGGTCGACCTCCGCCAGGGCGAGGTCGAGGGGGTCTCCGAGAAGGGCCTGATCCTGCACACGCCCGACCTCGACCGCTTCAAGCGGGCGTTCCGCCTGCCCGAGCCGACGCTGAAGGAGATCGAGGCGTCCATCCAGGGCGACCGCTACCGCAGCGAGGACCGCGTGCTGGAGGGCTACCCCGAGCTGCTCGGCCGCAGCGGCGCCAAGTACTGGGGCGGCTACCTGCCGGTCGACGTGCCGAGCCAGGCCCAGCCGGACGCGAAGTGGCTGGTGATTATTCAGGAGCCTGAGCCGTAG
- a CDS encoding cob(I)yrinic acid a,c-diamide adenosyltransferase, which translates to MKIYTRGGDEGATGLFGGSRVGKNNARIEAFGEVDELNAAVGLARAQLAATLSDSQELTQLLSSVQHHLFDLGAELATLEPEEKGTALLQQAAIDMLEGAIDRLEKDLPALRNFILPGGDLAASHLHLARCVCRRAERRVVALAHVEPIRSLPVAYINRLGDLLFVAARWVNQASGQGDVPWQKSS; encoded by the coding sequence ATGAAGATCTACACCCGCGGCGGCGACGAAGGAGCCACCGGCCTGTTCGGCGGCAGCCGCGTCGGCAAGAACAACGCCCGGATCGAGGCCTTTGGCGAGGTCGACGAGCTGAACGCGGCGGTCGGGCTGGCGCGGGCGCAGCTAGCGGCGACGCTGTCCGACAGCCAGGAGCTGACGCAGCTGCTGTCGTCGGTGCAGCACCACCTGTTCGACCTTGGCGCCGAGCTCGCCACGCTCGAACCCGAGGAGAAGGGGACCGCGCTGCTGCAGCAGGCGGCCATCGACATGCTCGAGGGCGCCATCGACCGGCTCGAGAAGGACCTGCCCGCCCTCCGGAATTTCATCCTCCCCGGGGGCGACCTGGCGGCCTCGCACCTGCACCTGGCGCGGTGTGTCTGCCGGCGGGCCGAGCGGCGGGTGGTCGCCCTGGCGCACGTCGAGCCGATCCGCAGCCTGCCGGTCGCCTACATCAACCGGCTGGGCGACCTGCTGTTTGTCGCCGCCCGCTGGGTGAACCAGGCGTCGGGCCAGGGCGACGTGCCGTGGCAGAAATCGAGCTAG
- a CDS encoding ammonium transporter — translation MMAWWTHRRCLFSFLLLAFAAIAVPAFAQDAPAADEGSTLESPTLESLAAGVDEAKLAGHNAWMLTSCALVLFMTAPGLAMFYGGLVRKKNVLSVMMQCLFLMGLMTVLWSLYGYSLAFGGDNPYIGNGDYLFMNDVQQFWNEETNSPETPMEGVIPRLTHMLFQGMFFIITPALICGAFAERMKFSAMVLFSVLWGTLVYCPLCHWVWGGGILAFDGKAYANPDIATASWAGGALDFAGGTVVHISSGISALVCAIMLGRRSGWGHDDMRPHNLTYTALGAAMLWVGWFGFNAGSELASDGLTSSAFAVTHFSAAAGAVAWSLYEWLTRGKPSVLGAASGAVAGLVCITPAAGFVQPMPALAMGAVAGVVCAIACGMKSKFGYDDALDAFGVHGVGGTLGAILTGVFATRACWDIADGAKLGLIEGGSVLKGQIVATLVTWVFSVVMTVVLLLIVKAITGLRVDEETERRGLDIKEHEEEGYLLL, via the coding sequence ATGATGGCTTGGTGGACCCACCGCCGGTGTCTGTTCAGCTTCCTGCTGCTTGCGTTTGCCGCGATCGCCGTTCCTGCTTTTGCGCAGGACGCTCCGGCAGCCGACGAGGGCTCCACGCTCGAAAGCCCCACTCTTGAGAGTCTGGCCGCCGGGGTCGACGAGGCCAAGCTCGCCGGCCACAACGCCTGGATGCTCACCAGCTGTGCGCTGGTGCTGTTCATGACCGCGCCCGGCCTGGCCATGTTTTACGGCGGCCTGGTCCGCAAGAAGAACGTCCTCTCGGTGATGATGCAGTGCCTGTTCCTGATGGGCCTGATGACCGTGCTGTGGTCGCTGTACGGGTACTCGCTCGCCTTCGGCGGCGACAACCCCTACATCGGCAATGGCGACTACTTGTTCATGAACGACGTGCAGCAGTTCTGGAACGAAGAGACCAACTCGCCGGAGACGCCCATGGAGGGCGTTATCCCGCGGCTGACCCACATGCTGTTCCAGGGCATGTTCTTTATCATCACCCCGGCGCTGATCTGCGGCGCGTTCGCCGAGCGGATGAAGTTCAGCGCGATGGTGCTGTTCAGCGTGCTGTGGGGCACACTGGTCTACTGCCCATTGTGCCACTGGGTGTGGGGCGGCGGCATCCTGGCCTTCGATGGTAAAGCGTACGCCAACCCGGATATCGCCACCGCTTCCTGGGCCGGGGGCGCGCTCGACTTTGCGGGCGGTACGGTGGTGCACATCAGCTCGGGCATCTCGGCCTTGGTGTGCGCGATCATGTTGGGTCGCCGCAGCGGCTGGGGCCACGACGACATGCGTCCCCACAACCTGACCTACACGGCGCTCGGCGCCGCGATGTTGTGGGTCGGTTGGTTCGGCTTCAACGCCGGCAGCGAGCTGGCCTCCGACGGCCTGACCTCCAGCGCCTTCGCGGTGACGCACTTCTCGGCCGCGGCCGGGGCCGTGGCGTGGTCGCTGTACGAGTGGCTCACCCGCGGCAAGCCGAGCGTGCTCGGCGCCGCGTCCGGCGCGGTGGCCGGCCTGGTCTGCATCACCCCGGCGGCCGGTTTCGTGCAGCCGATGCCGGCGCTCGCCATGGGCGCCGTCGCCGGCGTGGTGTGCGCGATCGCGTGCGGCATGAAGAGCAAGTTCGGCTACGACGACGCGCTCGACGCCTTTGGCGTGCACGGCGTCGGCGGCACGTTGGGCGCCATCCTGACCGGCGTGTTCGCCACCCGCGCGTGCTGGGACATCGCCGACGGCGCCAAGCTCGGCCTGATCGAGGGGGGCTCGGTGCTCAAGGGCCAGATCGTCGCCACGCTGGTCACCTGGGTGTTCAGCGTCGTGATGACGGTGGTGCTGCTGCTGATTGTCAAGGCGATCACCGGCCTGCGGGTCGACGAAGAGACCGAACGCCGCGGCCTGGACATCAAGGAACACGAGGAGGAGGGCTACCTGCTGCTGTAG
- a CDS encoding P-II family nitrogen regulator, with amino-acid sequence MKKIEAIVRHYKLEDVKNALSEQGVSGMTITEVRGFGRQKGHTEMYRGTEYAVDFVPKVKVEVVIDDDRLQMVVDTILKAAQTGQIGDGKVFVSELTETIRIRTGETGGEAL; translated from the coding sequence ATGAAAAAGATCGAGGCCATCGTCCGCCACTACAAGCTGGAGGACGTCAAGAATGCGCTGTCGGAACAGGGCGTTTCCGGCATGACCATCACCGAGGTCCGCGGCTTCGGCCGCCAGAAGGGCCACACCGAGATGTACCGCGGCACCGAGTACGCCGTGGACTTCGTGCCGAAGGTCAAGGTCGAGGTCGTGATCGACGACGATCGCCTGCAGATGGTGGTCGACACCATCCTCAAGGCCGCCCAGACCGGCCAGATCGGCGACGGCAAGGTGTTTGTCTCGGAGCTGACCGAGACCATCCGCATCCGCACCGGCGAGACCGGCGGCGAGGCCCTGTAG
- the glnD gene encoding [protein-PII] uridylyltransferase: protein MPPDSSPAPRLRQELIEAREQLAAGRDAIRKQHDLGMPGVQVGRKLTALADAALQRVAESALADFPRPVADRLRERAVLVAHGGYGRRQMAPFSDVDVMLLHQGRVDRDVERFARRITQDVFDIGLQLGQSLRTVDESIRLARQDAVIASSLVESRPLIGSEPVMDEFRDKFRRMIGRRVTAQCADFIEARRAERDKYGETVYLLEPNVKRSPGALRDLHFLRWLWFAHAGESDLERLRMRGVISKFDHRRLVTARDFLMRVRNELHFHAGQERDLLIRVEQVRIAEKFEYYGSAGLLPVERFMRDYFRHAGHVSFLANRMTELSAPKPTVERVFDSVFTRRVEADYQLGTREISATQQGRAKLERHAGEALHLLDLARVSDLRVAQDTNYLVYRSAPNYSNEVTPERTRQFLDVLENPHSLGWLLRRAHELGVLEKFLPEFGRARCLLQFNQYHKYTVDEHSIRAVEEATRLLDQRSRVGSVYAAFDRKWLLHLALLIHDLGKGQEEDHSIVGERIAGETAERFGLSASDRDTLMFLIREHLSMNRIALRRDISNPDTIRAFANLTQTTERLTLLYLLTTADMCAVGPEVMTKWKADMLGSLYTRTLWLLQPDEDDPSTRRAARRAASWQALSKQQQGDPWFKRQLDAMPESFFASHQPREVVDTLSRLRSLTDGRGAAWGSYQSSLGAVEYLAGVHSGSGRGVFSSMAGALSAAGLKINQAETAMLSDDLLLLRYVAQDPDAPTGAAPERIFQISRAMERSIDSDAPPKFRRVWGAEAAQSQAALSNQPPEVRLDASLTNRWLIVEVFTIDRLGLLYELARALHELGLVIGFAKIGTSGDRVVDVFYVSERDESKPESDHRLQEIRARLEQVIGASDS from the coding sequence TTGCCCCCCGACAGCTCACCAGCGCCGCGACTCCGACAAGAGCTAATCGAAGCGCGTGAGCAGCTGGCCGCGGGGCGCGACGCCATCCGCAAGCAGCACGACCTCGGCATGCCCGGCGTGCAGGTAGGGCGGAAGCTCACCGCGCTGGCGGACGCCGCGCTGCAGCGGGTCGCCGAGTCGGCGCTTGCCGACTTCCCCCGCCCGGTCGCCGACCGGCTGCGCGAGCGGGCCGTGCTGGTCGCGCACGGCGGCTACGGCCGCCGCCAGATGGCGCCCTTCTCGGACGTCGACGTCATGCTGCTGCACCAGGGCCGCGTCGACCGCGACGTCGAGCGCTTTGCCCGCCGCATCACGCAGGACGTGTTCGACATCGGCCTCCAGCTCGGCCAGAGCCTCCGCACGGTCGACGAGTCGATCCGCCTGGCCCGGCAGGACGCGGTGATCGCGTCTTCGCTGGTGGAGTCGCGGCCGCTGATCGGCTCGGAGCCCGTGATGGATGAGTTCCGCGACAAGTTCCGCCGCATGATCGGGCGGCGGGTCACGGCCCAGTGCGCCGACTTTATCGAGGCCCGCCGCGCCGAACGCGACAAGTACGGCGAGACCGTCTACCTGCTGGAGCCGAACGTCAAACGCTCGCCCGGCGCGCTCCGCGACCTGCACTTCCTCCGCTGGCTGTGGTTCGCCCACGCCGGCGAGTCCGACCTGGAGCGGCTGCGCATGCGGGGCGTGATCTCCAAGTTCGACCACCGCCGGCTGGTCACCGCCCGCGACTTCCTGATGCGGGTCCGCAACGAGCTGCACTTCCACGCCGGCCAGGAACGCGACCTGCTGATCCGTGTCGAGCAGGTCCGCATCGCGGAGAAGTTCGAGTACTACGGCTCGGCCGGCCTGCTGCCGGTCGAGCGGTTCATGCGCGACTACTTCCGCCACGCCGGCCACGTCAGCTTCCTGGCCAACCGGATGACCGAGCTGTCCGCGCCGAAGCCGACCGTCGAGCGGGTGTTCGACTCGGTCTTCACCCGCCGGGTCGAGGCCGACTACCAGCTCGGCACGCGTGAGATCTCCGCGACGCAGCAGGGCCGCGCGAAGCTGGAGCGGCACGCCGGCGAGGCCCTGCACCTGCTGGACCTCGCCCGGGTGAGCGACCTCCGCGTCGCGCAGGACACCAACTACCTGGTCTACCGCTCGGCGCCCAACTACTCGAACGAGGTCACGCCGGAGCGGACCCGTCAGTTCCTCGATGTCCTCGAGAACCCGCACAGCCTGGGGTGGCTGCTCCGCCGCGCGCACGAGCTCGGCGTGCTGGAGAAGTTCCTGCCGGAGTTCGGCCGCGCCCGGTGCCTGCTGCAGTTCAACCAGTACCACAAGTACACGGTCGACGAGCACAGCATCCGCGCCGTCGAGGAGGCGACCCGGCTGCTCGACCAGCGCTCCCGAGTGGGGTCGGTCTACGCGGCGTTCGACCGGAAGTGGCTGCTGCACCTGGCGCTGCTGATCCACGACCTCGGCAAGGGGCAGGAGGAGGACCACTCGATCGTCGGCGAGCGGATCGCCGGCGAGACCGCCGAGCGGTTCGGCCTGTCCGCCAGCGACCGCGACACGCTCATGTTCCTGATCCGCGAGCACCTGAGCATGAACCGCATCGCGCTGCGGCGCGACATCAGCAACCCCGACACCATCCGCGCCTTCGCCAACCTCACCCAGACCACCGAACGGCTGACCCTGCTGTACCTGCTGACCACGGCCGACATGTGCGCCGTCGGCCCGGAGGTGATGACCAAGTGGAAGGCCGACATGCTCGGCTCGCTCTACACCCGCACGCTGTGGCTGCTGCAGCCGGACGAGGACGACCCGTCGACGCGTCGGGCTGCCCGCCGCGCCGCGTCCTGGCAGGCGTTGTCCAAGCAGCAGCAGGGCGACCCCTGGTTCAAGCGTCAGCTCGACGCGATGCCGGAGTCGTTCTTTGCGTCGCACCAGCCGCGCGAGGTGGTCGACACGCTCTCGCGGCTCCGTTCGCTGACCGACGGCCGCGGCGCCGCCTGGGGCAGCTACCAGTCGTCGCTGGGGGCGGTCGAGTACCTGGCAGGCGTGCACAGCGGGTCCGGACGCGGCGTCTTCTCCAGCATGGCCGGCGCGCTCAGCGCCGCGGGCCTCAAGATCAACCAGGCCGAGACCGCCATGCTGTCCGACGACCTGCTGCTGCTGCGGTACGTCGCCCAGGACCCCGACGCGCCGACCGGCGCCGCGCCCGAACGCATCTTCCAGATCTCCCGCGCGATGGAGCGCTCCATCGACTCCGACGCCCCGCCCAAGTTCCGCCGCGTCTGGGGCGCCGAGGCCGCGCAGTCGCAGGCCGCCCTCAGCAACCAGCCGCCGGAGGTCCGGCTCGACGCGTCGCTGACGAACAGGTGGCTGATTGTCGAGGTCTTTACGATCGACCGCCTCGGGCTCCTGTACGAGCTGGCCCGGGCGCTGCACGAGCTCGGCCTGGTGATCGGCTTCGCCAAGATCGGCACCTCCGGTGACCGCGTCGTGGACGTGTTCTACGTAAGCGAACGCGACGAGTCGAAGCCCGAGTCCGACCACCGCCTGCAGGAGATCCGAGCGCGGCTGGAGCAGGTCATCGGCGCCTCCGATTCCTAG